The genomic stretch GAAGTGCGACCTGCTGCCGGGGTACATGTCGCTGGCGCCCTGGATGCTGAAGAGCGACTCGTTGGACGCCATGCTCCACTCGGCCTGCGACACCGACGTCCTGTGCTGGAACACGGACGCCGGGATCCTCCCCGGGTCGAACCCGCTGGGCCCGgctgcccccgcccccgccgctCCGAGGTTGGCCGGCGAGACCGTCTGGACCTGCGGCGGCGCCTCCGTCGGCGCGGCACCGTCCGACGACGCGAACGAGTCGTCGACgaccggaggcggcggcggctccgacCACGTCGCCCAGTCGTCTTGCTTGGCCTCCACGCTGTGCACGGTCGCGGCGGGAGCGCCCTCCGGCATCGTGCAGTCCGCCGCAGGCTTGGCCTCGGCGTCGTGTACGTCGGGTCCGGTTCGTTCGTCCTCCGCCGTCGCCGAGTGGACTGCTTTGGCTTCCGCGCCGTGTCCGTCCTCCGGCAGCGGCGCCGCCATCGGGTTGACGAGCTCGACGACGTCGATGTCGCACGGGATATCGTCAGCggacgaggaggacgaggaggaggaggaggaggaagacgcGGTCGACTTCCTGCCCGGCTCGAGTTCGGTGGCCTCCTCCTGTGTCTCGTCCGGCGCTGCCATCTCCTCCGACGGTGTTGCCGCCCTGGCATTGTCCCATAACGTCGTGCCCGGAGAGAAGGGCGGCGACGTCGGCGACCCGGGCTGGGGCTCCATGACCACGTCCTGCAGCAGCCATGGCACGTTTCTCAGATATGTAATAATCACCCGTATCAACCAATCTCTTGATGTTTTACAGCCATGGTGATCATGAGAAAGAAAGAAATGGATGGATCatcagcgagcgagcgagcgagcgatcgGCAATGCAATCCTTTGCTCGCCTGAAGAACAGGAGGAGCCCCAACACGAGGGGTGCGCGCGCGGGGGACGGGGACGACGGGGCTGCCTGCGACTGCGACTGCGACGAGGGACGACCGGGGCTGCGCGCAGCCGCTGCAGCTAAGGACGGCACCGCCGTTTTGGCGGTCGGTGCGACCCGTGCGTGCGAGGGAGGACACGCTAGCTATTTTTGGTTCGAAATCGACTCGTGTCGCTGCGAATCATTACGGCGCGACGAGGCCGGGGAAGCCACGAAACGGAAACCATGCATCCTGGCTGGCTCCGGCCAAATCCAGGATGTCTCTGGCAGCCTACTTCCATGTTGCACGCTGGCAGCTACCCGAGACGCAGAGCACCTCTGCCGTCGCCTGCAGATGATAAGTTGATAAGATGGTAGCAGCATCGATTGTTCATGCATTGCAGCATGTCATCATGCAGGCGAACTAACATTCAGAGAGTGGTTCGTCACATCCTCAGATCACTCTCACAGTCACAGAGTCTGAGTTCCTTTCATTCTGAACTAGTACAACTAAAACCCCAAGAACAGCTTCCTTTCCTGATCCCTAAACCACTTAATTAGGAGTGGGTTTtggaaactgttggagatgctttaGGTCACCATAGCCTCTCGTTGATAAAAGAGAGGTTTGAAGATTTTCTCAGCCAGTATAATTGAGCTCTCTCCTTAAAATGTCTTGGGAGATATCATACTCCTACTTGATTCTTATTCTTCTCTATCAGACTCTATCTTGTGTAAAAAATACAGAATTGTTCTCAAGATCGGTGTCTTGCATCCTCAAGGATTTCTCACAATGGGAGCCGGCTTTCCCT from Sorghum bicolor cultivar BTx623 chromosome 3, Sorghum_bicolor_NCBIv3, whole genome shotgun sequence encodes the following:
- the LOC8082842 gene encoding uncharacterized protein LOC8082842, with product MEPQPGSPTSPPFSPGTTLWDNARAATPSEEMAAPDETQEEATELEPGRKSTASSSSSSSSSSSSADDIPCDIDVVELVNPMAAPLPEDGHGAEAKAVHSATAEDERTGPDVHDAEAKPAADCTMPEGAPAATVHSVEAKQDDWATWSEPPPPPVVDDSFASSDGAAPTEAPPQVQTVSPANLGAAGAGAAGPSGFDPGRIPASVFQHRTSVSQAEWSMASNESLFSIQGASDMYPGSRSHFDFYYDEAMAEAADSKLPSLEEGAEPGDAAESREFAAPGSDGYGNAKRAAVFRQHESGSGSSSSNFSFAFPILAETSPRKKDLANTALYQPLEKEREREQPPPPQLEPPVSAFMEMTTEEERRRSDTGCCCCGCCWFDCSWCCRCPWWRCGCCCSCSCPSFCRCSWCLCS